A DNA window from Balneolaceae bacterium contains the following coding sequences:
- a CDS encoding arsenosugar biosynthesis-associated peroxidase-like protein has protein sequence MDQSYYRPEDLKKFEDVTEFQEELGEKFFDYYGAVFEEGALTEREKALIALAVSHTVQCPYCIDAYTDESLKKGATEEQMMEAVHVAAAIRGGASLVHGVQMMNKTKKMRM, from the coding sequence ATGGACCAGAGCTACTACCGACCCGAAGACCTGAAGAAATTTGAGGACGTCACCGAATTCCAGGAGGAGCTCGGCGAGAAGTTTTTCGACTACTACGGGGCCGTGTTCGAGGAGGGCGCCCTCACCGAACGCGAAAAGGCGCTCATCGCCCTGGCGGTCTCCCACACCGTGCAGTGCCCCTACTGCATCGACGCCTATACCGATGAGAGCCTCAAGAAAGGGGCCACGGAAGAGCAGATGATGGAGGCCGTGCATGTGGCTGCCGCCATCCGGGGCGGAGCCTCGCTGGTGCACGGGGTGCAGATGATGAACAAGACCAAGAAAATGCGCATGTAG